One genomic segment of Actinoplanes ianthinogenes includes these proteins:
- a CDS encoding LacI family DNA-binding transcriptional regulator has translation MPITIADVAARAKVSKTTVSRVLNGKGELDESTAARVRAVIDELGYVPSARAVNLARGRTRVVGMLVPSLTWPWMGEVLQGAVDVLEAEEYGLLLFTCNRGDDSMRQFAAQVAAKSFDGLLVIEPEGTLDYIKTLHHRGLPMVLIDDRDQLSGEQIPTVGTTNHSGAADAARHLLEIGRHKPLVITGPARFGCTVQRTDGFASVFAEAGHPIPEAHLLSGDFTVACGADGVKQAIAGGLDFDAVFCHNDLSAFGVVQAIQDSGRRVPEDVAVVGFDDIPMAAHHKPPLSTVHQPMREMGEAAARTLLAHFDGTPLPNRPTVIPATFTVRASTQA, from the coding sequence GTGCCGATCACCATCGCCGACGTGGCGGCTCGGGCCAAGGTCAGCAAGACGACCGTGTCCCGGGTTCTCAACGGCAAGGGTGAGCTGGACGAGTCGACCGCCGCGCGCGTCCGTGCGGTGATCGATGAGCTCGGCTACGTCCCCAGCGCTCGCGCGGTCAACCTGGCCCGCGGCCGCACCCGGGTGGTCGGCATGCTGGTGCCCTCGCTGACCTGGCCCTGGATGGGCGAGGTGCTCCAGGGCGCGGTGGACGTGCTGGAGGCCGAGGAGTACGGCCTGCTGCTGTTCACCTGCAACCGCGGTGACGACTCGATGCGGCAGTTCGCCGCGCAGGTCGCCGCCAAGTCGTTCGACGGCCTGCTGGTGATCGAGCCGGAGGGCACCCTCGACTACATCAAGACCCTGCACCACCGGGGCCTGCCGATGGTCCTGATCGACGACCGGGACCAGCTCTCCGGCGAGCAGATCCCGACCGTCGGCACCACCAACCACAGCGGTGCGGCCGACGCGGCCCGGCACCTGCTGGAGATCGGGCGCCACAAGCCGCTCGTGATCACCGGCCCGGCCCGGTTCGGCTGCACCGTGCAGCGCACCGACGGCTTCGCCTCGGTCTTCGCCGAGGCCGGCCATCCCATCCCGGAGGCGCACCTGCTCTCCGGCGACTTCACCGTCGCGTGCGGTGCCGACGGGGTCAAGCAGGCGATCGCCGGCGGCCTCGACTTCGACGCCGTCTTCTGCCACAACGACCTCTCCGCCTTCGGTGTCGTGCAGGCCATCCAGGACAGCGGCCGGCGGGTGCCGGAGGACGTCGCGGTGGTCGGCTTCGACGACATCCCGATGGCGGCCCACCACAAGCCGCCGCTGTCCACGGTGCACCAGCCGATGCGCGAGATGGGCGAGGCCGCGGCCCGCACCCT